In the genome of Desulfovibrio desulfuricans, one region contains:
- a CDS encoding AAA family ATPase, giving the protein MNSPSTTATPNLQNQIAHAQAAFFSEGLAEQTEGQQKRKFTFQTAADIINALQQIDAIKGIIPSRGIVVIYGPSGSGKSFLAVYMAYALGYGLAFFGFKTQVMIVVYINLEGSLKKRLESLQADKKRNIPDNILFVTEPFHIIEDIESLAADIPEGAVVFIDTMNAASPGLDENSSRDMGLILEAAKKLQQITKGLVVIVHHSGKDASKGLRGHSSLYAAMDAVIEVGRNGDSRYWRLAKSKEGRDGIRRGFRLKSVGLGYDADGEPVTSCVVEEDNTPLQEEEKPLAPALAYCLESLQRALVATGKDCVHLEEWRPHFYERHTGDTDGAKRAAFNRDKNKLVHLGKIRVQNDNYSLSVPAYESVQKRTDVRSPITSSSVRTVPLSLERVRSTQGEGYAYE; this is encoded by the coding sequence GTGAATAGTCCAAGCACCACAGCTACGCCAAACCTTCAAAACCAAATCGCCCATGCACAGGCGGCTTTTTTTAGCGAAGGGCTAGCAGAGCAGACGGAAGGGCAGCAGAAGCGCAAGTTCACCTTTCAAACTGCGGCTGACATCATTAACGCTCTCCAACAGATTGACGCGATAAAGGGAATTATTCCGTCCCGTGGCATCGTGGTTATCTATGGCCCTTCCGGTAGTGGGAAAAGCTTTCTGGCGGTCTATATGGCCTATGCCTTGGGCTATGGCTTGGCTTTCTTTGGCTTCAAGACGCAAGTTATGATCGTGGTTTACATAAACCTCGAAGGTAGTTTGAAAAAACGTCTTGAATCATTGCAGGCGGATAAAAAGCGCAACATTCCCGACAACATTCTGTTCGTTACTGAGCCATTCCATATCATTGAAGATATAGAGTCTTTAGCCGCAGATATTCCAGAAGGGGCTGTGGTTTTTATCGACACCATGAACGCCGCCTCCCCTGGCCTTGATGAAAATTCAAGCCGTGACATGGGCCTGATTCTGGAAGCTGCCAAAAAGCTGCAACAGATCACTAAGGGGCTGGTGGTTATTGTCCATCACAGCGGCAAAGATGCCTCTAAGGGCCTGCGCGGGCATTCTTCGTTGTATGCTGCAATGGATGCCGTCATTGAAGTGGGCCGCAATGGTGATTCTCGATACTGGCGTTTGGCAAAATCCAAAGAAGGGCGGGACGGGATACGTCGTGGCTTCCGTCTCAAGTCTGTAGGCTTGGGCTATGACGCAGACGGGGAACCTGTGACCTCTTGCGTGGTCGAGGAAGACAATACCCCCTTGCAGGAGGAAGAGAAGCCCCTGGCCCCCGCGCTTGCGTACTGTTTAGAGTCATTGCAACGCGCCTTGGTTGCAACTGGAAAAGACTGTGTTCACCTTGAGGAATGGAGGCCGCATTTCTACGAACGCCACACGGGTGATACTGACGGCGCGAAAAGAGCCGCTTTCAACCGTGATAAAAACAAGCTTGTACACCTTGGCAAGATAAGGGTTCAAAATGACAACTATTCTCTAAGCGTACCAGCGTACGAAAGCGTACAAAAGCGTACAGACGTACGCAGCCCCATCACCTCAAGTAGCGTACGTACCGTACCCCTTTCTTTAGAAAGGGTACGCAGTACGCAAGGGGAGGGGTACGCTTATGAATAG
- a CDS encoding efflux RND transporter permease subunit yields MKRINLSEWALSHQVLMVFFMVLVVVAGVRSYFQLGQNEDPEFTVKTMVVRAYLPGATIEETMLQLTDRIEKKLQETPSLDYLKSYTLPGETTIFIELLSGTPKKDVPDIWYQVRKKVGDIRQDMPSETQGPFFDDEFGDTYGIIYAFTADGFTHRELKDYVEDIRSELLHVQDVAKATTIGEQDEAYYVEFSPHQLATLGISREAIIAALSRQNALTPSGAVDTGKEQIVLEPTGKFVSAEQLANVTLYAGDKKVRLGDIADVRRSYIDPPQPLFRFNGHDAVGLAVSMRKGGDVLLLEKNINTAVTELCATLPLGIEAHLVANQPAVVHDAVNEFMEALIEAILIVLGISFLSLGARAGAVVAFSIPFVLAFVFVGMDVCGIDLQRVSLGALIIALGLLVDDAMITVESMVSKLEEGWTKTRAATFAYTSTAFPMLTGTLVTILGFIPIGLAKSSAGEYTFSLFAVVCMALIVSWFVAVLFAPLIGVKVLKEHLQAHSARAEKTAELFHRALLWAMRHPKKMVGATLLAFVLALAALPLVPKQFFPSSERPELMVDMTLRQGSSIRETNRISQRFDAILAADPGVDHWSSYVGRGAIRFYLPLDEQLQNNFFAQTVVVTKGPKEREQVQERLQAALDHDFPELVGRAYAMELGPPVGWPVQYRVSGKDMTQVQKYAAEVAALMGTSPVLHNINTNWGEPERKIRLRVRQDEARRLGLSSAAVAQTLYSTVSGVTATQVRDGIYLVDVVLRARDKERTTVEDLQMLDMPLPDGRSVPLGVVADIEYAQGYPLIWRRDRMPTMTVQADVKKDVMPDSIVEALQKDMDALRRSLPAGYRIETGGSVEESAKSQASVAAAIPLMVLLMLTVLIIQLENFTHLLLVICVAPLGVIGVVLGLLLTHQPMGFVALLGVVALIGMIIRNSVILVHQIDCEKKSGLSDWDAVKAAATIRFRPIMLTAVAAILGMLPIAPTVFWGPMANAIMGGLATATVLTLLFLPACYVLLFKITEPAPDAQAEPSSPA; encoded by the coding sequence ATGAAGCGCATTAACCTGTCAGAGTGGGCGCTCAGCCATCAGGTGCTGATGGTCTTTTTTATGGTGCTGGTTGTTGTAGCCGGCGTGCGCTCGTACTTTCAGCTGGGGCAGAACGAGGACCCCGAGTTTACGGTCAAAACAATGGTCGTCCGCGCGTACCTGCCGGGCGCAACCATTGAAGAGACCATGCTGCAACTTACTGACCGCATTGAAAAAAAGCTGCAGGAGACGCCATCCCTCGATTACCTCAAGAGCTATACCCTGCCCGGCGAAACCACAATTTTCATTGAGCTGCTTTCGGGCACGCCCAAAAAGGACGTGCCCGACATCTGGTATCAGGTGCGCAAAAAAGTGGGTGACATCCGGCAGGATATGCCCTCCGAGACGCAGGGACCTTTTTTTGATGACGAATTTGGCGACACCTACGGCATCATCTACGCCTTTACCGCCGACGGCTTCACGCATCGCGAGCTGAAGGACTATGTTGAAGATATCCGCAGCGAGCTGCTGCATGTGCAGGACGTTGCCAAGGCGACCACCATCGGCGAGCAGGACGAGGCTTATTATGTGGAATTTTCGCCGCACCAGCTGGCCACGCTGGGCATCAGCCGCGAAGCGATTATTGCCGCCCTCAGCAGGCAAAATGCGCTGACGCCCTCGGGCGCAGTAGACACGGGCAAGGAACAGATTGTTCTTGAACCCACGGGCAAATTCGTTTCCGCCGAGCAGCTGGCGAACGTCACGCTGTATGCCGGGGACAAAAAGGTGCGCCTTGGCGACATAGCCGACGTCCGCCGCAGCTACATCGACCCGCCGCAGCCGCTTTTTCGCTTCAACGGGCATGACGCCGTGGGGCTTGCCGTATCCATGCGCAAGGGCGGCGACGTGCTGCTGCTCGAAAAAAACATCAACACAGCTGTGACAGAGCTGTGCGCAACGCTGCCGCTGGGCATAGAAGCCCACCTGGTGGCCAACCAGCCTGCGGTCGTTCACGATGCGGTTAACGAATTTATGGAGGCCCTGATTGAGGCCATACTGATCGTGCTTGGCATCAGTTTTTTGAGCTTAGGAGCGCGGGCGGGGGCTGTGGTGGCGTTTTCCATCCCCTTTGTGCTGGCCTTTGTTTTTGTCGGCATGGATGTCTGCGGCATCGACCTGCAGCGCGTCTCGCTGGGGGCGCTGATCATTGCCCTGGGCCTGCTAGTTGACGACGCCATGATTACCGTTGAAAGCATGGTCTCAAAGCTTGAAGAAGGCTGGACCAAGACCAGGGCCGCCACATTTGCCTACACCTCCACGGCTTTTCCCATGCTGACGGGCACGCTTGTGACCATTTTGGGCTTTATCCCCATCGGGCTGGCAAAAAGTTCCGCAGGGGAATATACGTTTTCCCTTTTCGCCGTGGTGTGCATGGCCCTGATTGTCTCGTGGTTTGTGGCGGTGCTGTTTGCGCCGCTTATCGGCGTAAAGGTGCTTAAGGAGCATCTGCAGGCGCACAGCGCACGGGCCGAAAAAACCGCCGAGCTTTTCCACCGCGCTCTTTTGTGGGCCATGCGCCATCCCAAAAAGATGGTGGGCGCGACGCTGCTTGCCTTTGTGCTGGCGCTTGCGGCACTACCCCTTGTGCCAAAGCAGTTTTTTCCCTCGTCAGAGCGGCCGGAACTTATGGTGGACATGACGTTGCGGCAGGGCAGCTCCATCAGGGAGACAAACCGCATCTCGCAGCGTTTTGACGCCATCCTGGCCGCTGACCCTGGCGTAGACCACTGGAGCTCGTATGTGGGGCGAGGCGCGATACGTTTTTATCTACCGCTGGACGAGCAGCTGCAGAACAACTTTTTTGCCCAGACCGTTGTTGTCACCAAAGGGCCCAAAGAACGCGAGCAGGTGCAGGAGCGCCTGCAGGCGGCGCTCGACCATGATTTTCCCGAGCTGGTGGGCCGAGCCTACGCCATGGAGCTGGGCCCGCCTGTGGGGTGGCCCGTGCAGTACAGGGTGTCGGGCAAAGACATGACGCAGGTGCAAAAGTACGCGGCTGAAGTGGCCGCGCTCATGGGCACTTCGCCTGTTTTGCACAATATCAATACCAACTGGGGAGAGCCGGAGCGCAAAATACGCCTCCGGGTACGTCAGGACGAAGCCCGGCGCCTGGGGTTGTCCTCCGCCGCCGTCGCCCAGACGCTCTATTCGACGGTGTCCGGCGTCACCGCGACGCAGGTCAGGGACGGAATATACCTTGTTGATGTCGTGCTGCGCGCAAGGGACAAGGAGCGCACGACGGTTGAGGACCTGCAGATGCTCGACATGCCCCTGCCCGACGGCCGGTCCGTGCCGCTGGGCGTGGTGGCTGATATCGAGTACGCCCAGGGGTACCCGTTGATATGGCGCAGGGACAGAATGCCCACCATGACCGTTCAGGCCGATGTAAAAAAAGACGTCATGCCTGACAGTATTGTGGAGGCCCTGCAAAAAGACATGGACGCGCTGCGGCGCAGCCTGCCTGCGGGCTATCGCATCGAAACCGGCGGCTCTGTGGAAGAAAGCGCCAAGTCGCAGGCCTCGGTGGCGGCGGCAATCCCCCTCATGGTTTTACTCATGCTTACCGTGCTGATAATCCAGCTTGAAAACTTCACCCATCTTCTGCTTGTTATCTGCGTTGCGCCGCTGGGGGTTATCGGGGTTGTGCTGGGGCTGCTGCTCACCCATCAGCCCATGGGATTTGTGGCGCTGCTGGGGGTTGTGGCGCTCATCGGCATGATCATCAGAAATTCGGTCATTCTTGTGCACCAGATCGACTGCGAAAAAAAATCGGGCCTGTCTGACTGGGATGCCGTCAAGGCGGCGGCGACCATACGATTCAGGCCTATCATGCTCACGGCGGTGGCGGCCATTCTGGGCATGCTGCCCATCGCCCCGACCGTTTTCTGGGGCCCCATGGCCAACGCGATCATGGGCGGGCTGGCAACGGCAACCGTGCTGACACTGCTGTTTTTACCCGCCTGTTATGTGCTGTTGTTTAAAATCACTGAACCAGCGCCGGATGCGCAGGCAGAACCTTCCAGCCCTGCCTGA
- a CDS encoding helix-turn-helix transcriptional regulator, which translates to MRAKSAAAFLDIGESTLWRWVKEGKLPKGIRLTPRTTVWLREDLEQFLNQAFHDQRGV; encoded by the coding sequence ATGCGCGCAAAGTCCGCAGCCGCATTTCTCGACATTGGCGAATCAACCCTTTGGCGGTGGGTTAAAGAGGGAAAATTACCCAAAGGCATTCGACTTACCCCCAGAACGACTGTGTGGTTGCGTGAAGATCTTGAACAATTTTTGAATCAAGCGTTTCACGATCAGCGGGGTGTCTAG
- a CDS encoding TetR/AcrR family transcriptional regulator: MQRLTRQESRQQTRQALINAAEQELLRVGIYEASIRRICVTAGYTLGAFYSNFGNKDELLMEVLEIHTVRLFASLDELIASQNPEDPQTMAREIADWLKEVQSDQILSNLTLEFALYARHNDHFNDMYAANSERWRGRLSLSLGKLADCLGRKPAIPLKQMALALMALWQGLVLESVVPGTEAADTIIPAILDSLLQKPGKDSLEEP; the protein is encoded by the coding sequence ATGCAGAGACTTACACGGCAGGAAAGCCGACAGCAGACGCGCCAAGCGCTGATCAACGCGGCAGAGCAGGAGCTGTTGCGGGTGGGCATCTATGAGGCATCCATCCGCCGCATATGCGTAACGGCCGGGTACACGCTGGGGGCGTTCTATTCCAACTTTGGCAACAAGGACGAGTTGTTGATGGAAGTGCTCGAAATCCATACGGTTCGTCTGTTTGCCTCCCTCGACGAGCTTATTGCCTCGCAAAACCCAGAGGATCCTCAAACCATGGCCAGAGAGATTGCGGACTGGCTCAAGGAAGTACAGAGCGATCAGATTCTCTCCAACCTTACGCTGGAATTTGCCCTGTACGCCAGACACAACGACCATTTCAACGACATGTATGCCGCCAACTCAGAGCGCTGGCGCGGCAGGCTCTCCCTGTCTCTTGGCAAACTGGCGGACTGCCTGGGACGCAAACCGGCCATACCGTTAAAGCAGATGGCGCTTGCGCTGATGGCCCTGTGGCAGGGCCTCGTGCTCGAATCCGTCGTACCCGGCACAGAAGCAGCCGACACCATCATACCAGCCATTCTCGATTCACTGCTGCAAAAGCCCGGCAAGGACAGCCTTGAGGAGCCTTAA
- a CDS encoding ERCC4 domain-containing protein yields MRIVQDSREQTPYAFNAPKYAGVSVEVGTLQTGDYSLHGLTDRIALERKSLSDLCGTLTAGRERFKRECERGRGLEYFGLVIEPSMDDVRRHNYRSAMTPQSLLQTLAAWSIRYGLHIHWCGSREGGEYMVHSLLEKFLKEQQTRLAALVRAHGEGTEGGEAA; encoded by the coding sequence ATGCGCATAGTTCAGGACAGCCGAGAACAAACCCCCTATGCCTTCAATGCTCCGAAGTATGCGGGCGTTAGCGTGGAGGTCGGTACGCTGCAAACTGGTGACTATTCCTTGCACGGCCTGACTGACCGCATTGCCCTTGAGCGAAAGAGCCTTTCCGACCTGTGCGGAACACTCACGGCAGGACGGGAACGGTTTAAGCGCGAATGCGAGAGGGGCCGGGGGCTGGAATACTTCGGGCTGGTGATCGAGCCCAGCATGGACGATGTGCGCCGCCACAACTACCGCAGCGCCATGACACCGCAAAGCCTGCTGCAAACTCTGGCTGCGTGGTCGATTCGCTACGGCCTGCATATTCACTGGTGCGGGAGCCGTGAAGGTGGTGAGTACATGGTTCACAGCCTGCTAGAGAAGTTTTTGAAGGAACAGCAAACACGCCTAGCCGCGCTGGTTCGGGCGCATGGTGAAGGCACTGAGGGAGGTGAAGCCGCATGA
- a CDS encoding CHC2 zinc finger domain-containing protein: MNSILSFITAMKQKSSREWCGVCPICGQTREDGFIVILTAEGRARYFCRKCMESGDDIQLMQKVHGLSYREACEALGIEPKPTTTSLLSARRVHVRPRPAHPVQMAYVPPKPEPAVMPCKEWMGSAAAFLVECQRGLETIPEALLAICGRFLTPYTAQDCGIGWNPADRYVSRAAWGLADEQGKDGKPRTKLLLPAGLVIATRRRAGVVALTVRCLEEDRQTKGRAKYRQIPGSANVPFIAGRAGLPLLLVESALDAALVWQESFGKLAAVALMGNMKGLDSDTHAFIQAAPLLLACPDNDEGGQVAWQRWSAAYPQAILTPAVGAKDLGDMHRAALTWPINPDIPSVMEWVPGVLAFASRNSTTYALAA, from the coding sequence ATGAATAGCATTCTGAGCTTTATTACTGCCATGAAACAGAAGTCCTCCCGCGAATGGTGCGGCGTATGCCCGATATGCGGGCAGACCAGGGAGGACGGGTTTATTGTCATACTGACTGCCGAAGGCCGGGCGCGTTATTTCTGCCGTAAGTGTATGGAAAGCGGCGACGATATCCAGCTAATGCAGAAAGTTCATGGCCTGTCCTACCGCGAGGCGTGTGAAGCCCTTGGGATTGAGCCAAAGCCCACGACCACCAGCTTGCTTTCTGCCCGGCGCGTACATGTCCGGCCCCGTCCGGCACACCCGGTACAAATGGCCTATGTGCCGCCCAAGCCAGAGCCAGCCGTCATGCCCTGCAAGGAATGGATGGGCAGCGCCGCCGCGTTTTTAGTTGAGTGCCAACGTGGGCTTGAAACTATCCCCGAAGCATTGCTTGCAATCTGCGGGCGCTTCCTGACCCCATACACGGCGCAAGATTGTGGCATAGGCTGGAACCCTGCTGATAGATATGTTTCTCGCGCTGCATGGGGGCTAGCTGACGAACAGGGCAAGGACGGAAAGCCCCGCACAAAGCTTTTGCTTCCTGCCGGGCTGGTGATCGCAACCCGCCGCCGCGCTGGTGTCGTGGCGCTTACGGTACGCTGTCTTGAAGAAGATCGGCAGACCAAAGGCCGCGCCAAGTATCGGCAGATACCCGGCTCAGCTAACGTGCCGTTTATCGCAGGCCGTGCCGGGCTTCCGTTGCTTCTGGTTGAATCCGCGCTTGATGCCGCTCTAGTCTGGCAAGAATCATTCGGGAAACTGGCCGCTGTAGCCCTTATGGGCAACATGAAGGGGCTGGACTCCGACACCCACGCTTTTATTCAGGCTGCCCCCTTGCTGCTGGCTTGCCCGGACAATGACGAAGGCGGGCAAGTTGCCTGGCAGAGATGGAGTGCAGCCTATCCACAAGCAATCCTTACCCCTGCCGTGGGCGCTAAAGACCTGGGCGACATGCACCGGGCCGCGCTGACATGGCCCATTAATCCCGACATTCCCAGCGTCATGGAGTGGGTACCCGGTGTTCTGGCCTTCGCTTCTCGCAACTCAACCACCTACGCGCTTGCCGCATAA
- a CDS encoding efflux RND transporter periplasmic adaptor subunit, which yields MRHAAIVLLILLCLAAVGCQDSSKGDQPRPVKSMVVALGYGQKPTQLTGQIAAHKYVNAAFRISGKIAERYVSVGDTVTVGTVLARLDDTVVKDSLTSAKADVAAAQATLEQDRKQALRVANLLSAHAVSKREHEATTRQFKATTAQLEAAKSRQHTAEEQLMYTVLTSESDGLVVNKFAESGEVVNAGQPVFKIAENNAYDAVFDMPESLLGSLLPGRAMEVCLDRLHNVCSEATIYEISPEADSATRTYQTKAIVAQPVQMPLGATVVGRILLPEDKVIRIPSAAVLLHDGQPSVWVIDASSSSVTARPIEVSQYTTDAVIVAKGLEAGEKIVTAGGQALRQGQRIKEAASDEAH from the coding sequence ATGCGCCATGCTGCTATTGTATTGCTGATCTTACTTTGCCTGGCCGCCGTCGGCTGCCAGGACTCGTCCAAGGGCGACCAACCGCGCCCTGTCAAATCCATGGTTGTGGCGCTGGGGTACGGGCAAAAGCCAACGCAGCTGACAGGGCAAATCGCCGCGCACAAATACGTCAATGCCGCATTTCGTATTTCCGGCAAGATTGCCGAGCGTTACGTGTCGGTAGGCGATACGGTTACTGTTGGCACGGTGCTGGCCCGGCTTGACGACACGGTGGTAAAAGATTCGCTCACCTCTGCAAAGGCTGATGTGGCGGCCGCGCAGGCAACTCTGGAGCAGGACAGAAAACAGGCGCTGCGCGTGGCAAACCTGCTCTCCGCGCATGCCGTGTCCAAAAGGGAGCACGAGGCCACCACACGGCAGTTCAAGGCGACGACAGCGCAGCTTGAGGCTGCAAAATCGCGTCAGCATACTGCGGAAGAACAGCTGATGTACACAGTGCTGACCTCGGAGAGCGACGGCCTTGTGGTCAACAAGTTTGCTGAAAGCGGCGAAGTTGTTAACGCGGGGCAGCCCGTGTTTAAAATAGCCGAAAACAACGCCTACGACGCTGTGTTTGATATGCCCGAGAGCCTCCTTGGCTCGTTGCTGCCTGGCCGAGCAATGGAAGTGTGCCTGGACAGACTGCATAACGTCTGCTCAGAGGCGACCATCTATGAAATTTCTCCAGAAGCCGACTCAGCCACGCGCACCTACCAGACAAAAGCCATAGTTGCACAACCAGTGCAGATGCCCCTGGGCGCAACTGTGGTCGGCCGCATCCTGTTGCCGGAAGACAAGGTTATCCGCATCCCCTCCGCCGCCGTGCTGCTGCACGATGGGCAACCCTCGGTATGGGTGATCGACGCTTCCTCAAGCAGCGTAACGGCAAGACCCATTGAGGTAAGCCAATACACTACCGACGCCGTTATTGTGGCAAAAGGGCTGGAGGCTGGCGAAAAGATCGTGACCGCTGGGGGGCAGGCCCTCAGGCAAGGGCAAAGAATCAAGGAAGCGGCGAGCGATGAAGCGCATTAA
- a CDS encoding phosphoadenosine phosphosulfate reductase family protein — translation MNQLERDALATIEKALAGHDSPAMFWSGGKDSIVALHLLRQVHSSPAVIFCGHIYGSSSWRWKWALQELTEQNLCAFFMPPTCFQLCQNGDDFLLLGAYAFNGQLLSTSAFLHSKDKRGDSGPFTCARHEILSAPLAPQGLKGAWNMFVTGQRSSDILKCAFTSDMNQGEPWQGDSIAPAGGGVRVTPLLHWQRSDVWDYIRRHGLRYQRERYEGGSAAMDFDSGQACWDCLDTRHTGQTVICPKTGQEMTVNIPDGVYQASLESLTA, via the coding sequence ATGAATCAGCTTGAACGTGATGCCCTGGCAACGATTGAAAAAGCCCTGGCAGGGCATGACAGCCCGGCAATGTTCTGGAGCGGGGGCAAGGACAGCATAGTTGCCCTTCACCTGTTGCGGCAAGTTCATTCTTCCCCTGCCGTGATCTTCTGTGGGCATATCTACGGCAGCTCGTCTTGGCGTTGGAAATGGGCTTTGCAGGAGCTTACAGAGCAAAACCTGTGCGCCTTTTTCATGCCGCCCACCTGTTTTCAGCTTTGCCAGAACGGTGACGACTTCCTCTTGCTCGGTGCTTATGCCTTCAATGGGCAGCTTCTTTCAACAAGCGCATTCTTGCACTCAAAGGATAAGCGGGGCGATTCTGGCCCATTCACTTGCGCAAGGCATGAAATCTTGTCGGCACCATTGGCCCCACAAGGCCTAAAAGGCGCGTGGAATATGTTCGTTACGGGGCAAAGGTCAAGTGACATTCTGAAGTGCGCGTTTACGAGCGATATGAACCAAGGGGAGCCGTGGCAGGGTGACAGCATTGCTCCGGCTGGTGGCGGGGTGCGGGTTACTCCTCTCCTGCACTGGCAACGCTCGGACGTGTGGGACTACATACGGCGGCATGGGCTGAGGTATCAGCGGGAAAGGTATGAAGGCGGTTCGGCGGCAATGGACTTTGATAGCGGGCAAGCCTGTTGGGACTGCCTCGACACCCGGCATACAGGACAAACGGTTATTTGCCCCAAGACCGGGCAGGAAATGACGGTGAATATCCCTGACGGCGTGTATCAAGCCTCACTGGAAAGCCTGACCGCTTGA
- a CDS encoding tyrosine-type recombinase/integrase, translating to MSLTDAAIRAAKPGNKTIKVFDGGGLYLEVAPSGGRWWRLKYRFAGKERRISLGVYPAVGLREARKRRDDAKELLAQGIDPSAHKQAEKEAVKRQQESAAQTFKAVALQWWESYGPTLAERTRDRTQRYLDQDLLPALGDKPVASIMPADLLTVAAPAEKRGASNTAHKIMTICNQVMRHAYLCGLTPVNVAAGLRGALRPLKHKPRPAIVEKKEFGRLLRDIWAYEGYPSVQWYLRILPFVATRPGELRLAKWGEIDFSENVWRLPEGRMKMRKAWAVPLAPQVVKMLRALEQFSGGDADAPLFPSVRSKSAVIVDAAGGAALRAMGWQQETVCLHGLRSTFSTIANESGQWRPDVIEGCLSHTDRDSVRRVYNRATFWEERRALMEWWADYLDRLKEDKV from the coding sequence ATGAGTCTGACAGATGCCGCCATACGAGCCGCAAAGCCTGGCAACAAGACTATCAAGGTTTTTGACGGAGGCGGGCTTTACCTTGAAGTTGCCCCAAGTGGTGGGCGATGGTGGAGACTGAAATACCGCTTTGCAGGGAAAGAGCGCCGGATCAGTCTTGGCGTGTACCCAGCCGTTGGCCTGCGTGAAGCCCGAAAACGCCGTGACGATGCCAAGGAGCTATTGGCCCAAGGCATTGACCCAAGCGCCCACAAGCAGGCGGAAAAAGAGGCTGTAAAGCGCCAACAGGAGTCAGCCGCACAGACCTTTAAAGCTGTGGCCTTGCAGTGGTGGGAAAGCTATGGCCCTACACTTGCCGAACGCACACGCGACCGTACACAACGCTATTTAGATCAAGACCTACTTCCCGCCTTGGGTGATAAGCCTGTGGCAAGCATTATGCCTGCCGACCTCCTGACCGTTGCCGCCCCGGCAGAAAAACGGGGTGCCTCAAATACTGCCCACAAAATAATGACCATTTGCAACCAGGTAATGCGGCACGCATATTTGTGCGGATTGACGCCCGTTAATGTGGCTGCTGGCCTGCGTGGTGCATTGCGTCCGCTCAAACACAAGCCCCGCCCGGCCATTGTCGAGAAAAAAGAGTTTGGCCGCTTGCTGCGCGATATTTGGGCCTATGAAGGATACCCGTCTGTGCAATGGTATTTGCGGATATTGCCATTCGTTGCGACCCGGCCCGGTGAATTGCGGCTTGCCAAATGGGGGGAGATTGATTTCTCGGAAAACGTGTGGCGACTTCCAGAAGGCCGAATGAAGATGCGCAAAGCTTGGGCCGTACCCCTTGCCCCGCAGGTGGTGAAGATGCTCCGAGCGTTGGAACAATTCTCTGGCGGTGATGCTGATGCCCCGCTTTTTCCGTCTGTGCGCTCAAAGTCTGCCGTCATTGTGGACGCCGCAGGAGGTGCCGCGCTGCGGGCTATGGGCTGGCAGCAAGAAACTGTGTGCCTGCATGGGCTGCGTTCGACCTTTTCGACGATAGCCAACGAAAGCGGGCAGTGGCGACCAGACGTTATAGAAGGCTGCCTTTCCCACACAGACCGCGACAGCGTGCGCCGCGTTTATAATCGCGCAACCTTTTGGGAAGAACGCCGGGCCTTGATGGAATGGTGGGCAGATTACCTGGACAGGTTGAAGGAAGACAAAGTTTAG